From the Devosia sp. FJ2-5-3 genome, the window GGCGTCATCAATTTGCGCGGCACGATCGTGCCGATATTCGACCTGCGTGCGCGCTTCGGCGACGGTCAGACCTCGCCCACCAAGAACCACGTCGTGGTGGTCATGAGTGTCGGCGACAAATGGGTCGGCATCCTTGTCGATGCGGTGTCGGATATCCTCACCGTGTCGCGGGACGACATCCACAATGTTCCCGAGGGCAACGCGATCGATACCGAATTGCTCAACGGCATCGTCACCCATGATAGCCGGATGGTCGGATTGATCGATCTGCACGCGGTTGTCAGCGGCGCAAAGCTCGACGCCTGATCCAAAATTCCTACATTGCGAAATGAGGGGGCGCCGAAAGGCGTCCTTTTCATTTGGCGCCAGGGTCGAAAGGCGAAGGGACAACAAAAATGGCGCCCAGGGGCGCCATTTTTTGTGTCTGGTGATCTGGTTGTGTTGGGCTAGAAAAGCTCGATCTCGCCATGCGCCTGGCGTTTGGCAACGCCCGACAGGGCCGGCACGCGCAGTTCATCGAGGGTCAAACCCGCCCAGATCTCGTCATAGACGCTTTCGGGAGCGGTCGGTGGCAGCAGCGAGAATTGCCGTGCGGCCAGGGCCATGTTGCGGCAACGCTGCTCGATGCGGTCCTGCCCCTGCAACGCAGTGATAATCATCATGATGGCCTGGCGCGTCGAGGCGTCCGTGGCCGTGGCGCTGTCGGAAAGCAGTTCGAGCGCGTCGGTTATGCCTTCGAGCATGGCAGCAGACTGACGGGCAGTTTCGTCTAGTTCTCTCGCCAATTTCTGCAAAGACATGCACGTGACCCCATACAACTCGCTACACACTATCGCCTTATTCCTAAACCGGGTGTTGCCAGCGATCTGGGTAAGGTCCCCGTTGTAGGTCGTGGTTAGCGTTTGGCTAACATTCAGCCGATAGGGTTGCGTTCCTAAGGCCCGTCAAAGGTATATTACGATAAATGGCCCTGAATAGCTCGCTGCCCCCCGAGTTCGACCGCGGCGTCGTGACCACCGTCCACCAGGGCGATTGCCACGTGTCTGGGGCTGCCGACATCACCTTCTCGACCGTGCTGGGATCCTGCATCTCGGCCTGCGTCCGGGACAAGGTCGCCAAGGTTGGCGGCATGAACCATTTTCTGCTCGCCGAGCAATCGGGCGCGGCAAAGGATCGATATGGCGCCTCGGCACGCTATGGCGCTTTTGCCATGGAGCAGTTGATCAACAAGGTGCTGTCGCAGGGCTCGGGCAACAAGGCCAATCTGGAAATCAAGATTTTCGGCGGCGGCAAGATCAACTCGGCGCTCGATGATGTGGGCGCCAAGAACATCGAGTTCGTCCGGCAATTCCTGGCCGATGAAGGCTATCTGGCGACCAGCGAGGATCTGGGGGGAAACTACGCGCGACGGGTTCTGTTCAAGCCGCATTCCGGACGCGCTTTCGTCAAGCGCCTCGACAGCGATGTGGGCGTGAGCGTGGCGACGCAGGAACTGGCGCTGGCCAAGCGCCGCGTCGTGCTGCCATCCGTGGCGAACGATATCGAGTTGTTTTAGGCGTCCGCGGCGCCGGAAAAGCCGGCGAGGCGAAATATCGCGCCGGATACGGGCGCGGAATTTACGCAATCTAAGGAATGCAAATACCAAGATCGGCCGGTCTCTAAAGGCCGTCCGGCCAACCGAATAGTGGTGCAGGGACCAGATAAGGCCAAAGGCCGTGGTCGTCAGGGAACAAGATATGGAACAGGGAGAATATTCCCTCAGCGAGCGCGAGTTTTCACGGATCAAGGAACGCGTCTACCGGGTGGCCGGCATCGCGCTCAGTGACGCCAAGCGCACTCTCGTCGTTTCCCGGCTCTCCAAGATCGTGCGGGCGCTAGGCCTGCCTGGCTTTGACGCCTATGTCGACTATCTCGAAAAGGGCGCCAGCTCCATCGAGGAGCAGGACTTCGTCAACGCCCTGACCACCAACCTCACGCGGTTTTACCGCGAGGATCATCACTTCGATCATCTGCGCGACTATGTCGGAACGCTGATCAGCACAAAGCCGCGCGGCACCCGTTTGCGCATCTGGTCAGCAGGGTGCTCGACCGGGCCCGAGCCTTATACGATCGGGATGGATCTGCTGGCCGCCTATCCCGAACTCAAGCGCTGGGATTTCAAGATCCTCGGCACCGATATCGATACGGCCGTCCTGGGCAAGGCGGCACGTGGCATTTATCCGGAAAGCGAATTGACCGGGCTGAGCGCCGCGCGCGCCCGACCTTTCGAGCATCTGGGCGATGGCACGGTAAGTGTGCCGGCCGCCGTCCGTGAACTGGTGGCGTTCAAGCAGCTGAACCTGATCACGGACTGGCCCATGAAGGGGCCGTTCGATGCCATTTTCTGCCGCAACGTGGCCATCTATTTCGACAAGCCGACCCAGGGTATGGTGTTCGGCCGCTTCGGCAAGCTCCTGGCGCCGGAAGGCTTCCTCTATATCGGCCATTCGGAAAATCTGGGCTCGGGCGGTGACGGCTTCCGCCTTGTCGGCAAAACCATTTATCAGTCCCGTACAGGGGCCAAGCGAGAAGCAGCATGAGTATCAAGGTCCTTGTCGTCGACGATTCGGCGCTTATCCGCGAGGTTCTGGCCCGCATGCTGACGCGCGATGGGGATATCGACGTGGTTGGAACGGCCACCGACCCCATCGACGCACGCGAAAAGATCAAGCAATTGAACCCCGACGTGGTGACGCTTGATATCGAAATGCCCAATATGAACGGGCTGGCCTTTCTCGAAAAGCTCATGCGCCTGCGCCCGACGCCGGTGGTGATGGTCTCTACCCTCACGACAAAAGGCGCCAGCGAGACGCTGCTCGCGCTGGAACTGGGCGCTGTCGATTTCGTGGCCAAGCCCAGCGCCGAATTTGCCGGTGGCCTCGACGCCTTCGGCGCCAATCTTCGCGAGAAGATCCGCTCTGCATCCCGCACCGATGTGCGGGGCGCGGCCGTCCGCACCGAGGCGCCCAAGGTTGCGGTTCGAACCGCCGCAGCGCCCGAGGGTGCCCTCATCGCCATCGGCGCATCGACCGGCGGCGTGGAGGCCATTCGCGCCGTGCTGACCGGTATGCCGTCGGACTGCCCGCCCGTCGTGATTGCCCAGCACATGCCGCCCGGTTTCACCGCGCGCTTCGCGTCGCGTCTGGATGAATTGTGCACGCTCAAAGTTGTCGAGGCAGAGGACCGCCTCGTGCTTCGACCCGGCCATGCCTATGTGGCTCGCGGTGATTATCATCTGCGGGTCGAGCGATCATCCGGGCAGCTCAAATGTCGTCTCAGCCAGGACGAACTGGCGAGCGGGCATCGCCCGAGCGTGGATGTGCTGTTCGAATCCGTTGCACGTGCCGTCGGCCCCATGGCGGTCGGTGCCATCCTCACCGGCATGGGCCGAGACGGGGCGCGCGGGTTGAAGATGATGCGCGATGCCGGCGCCTATACAGTAGGCCAGAGCCAGGCTTCCGCACTCGTCTACGGCATGCCGCGCGTCGCTTTCGAGGAAGGGGCCGTCGTCGAGCAGGCGCCGCTCGAGCAGATCGCCGCCAAGCTGGCCAATGCCCTCGTCAAAATGCGGTCCGCCGCGTAAATCCAACCTCGAAAATCCGCAAGTCTGGGTTGAGGGAATTGTAACGCTTGCTGCCTAGGATGGCAGCCAGAGTAACGGAGCCAAGGTTCCGGGCGCGTAAAGGGTAAGAAGTCTATGCCAAAAGCAAGCGCTGTCAGCGTTTTGATCGTCGATGACCAGCAGTCGATGCGCGGCATCTGCAAGTACATTCTCAACCAGCTGGGCTTCAAGGATATCATCGAAGCCAAGAGCGGGCGCGATGCGCTGGGCAAGCTCGAGCAGGCCAATGTCGATCTGATTATTTCCGACTGGAACATGGACGATATCGACGGACTGACGCTGCTCAAGGTGATCCGCAAGCATCCGCGCACCCAGGCCATGCCGTTTATCATGGCCACGGGCCGTTCCGACGCCGAGCAGGTCAAGGAAGCCATTTCTGCCGGCGTGAACAATTACATCATCAAGCCGTTCGACGTTTCGACAATGAAAAAGCGCATCGAGGCTGTGATCGGTGCCCTGACCTAGGGCCCACTCTCTTCTACGAATTGTCCAAGGCGCCCTTCCAGGGCGCCTTTTTATTTGCCGGTGTTTCAGGGCAGCAACGGGTAATAAGTAGTTAAACTTAAGTCTATACCTTTTCGGTCAAATAATCCGTCTGCTGCGTTGGTGTTTTGCCGGGAGGGCTAACCTGACGCATTTCGGCATGCGCCGTAAAGCGTGCGGTTTTTGTTTGGGGGGATGAATATGCCTTTGTTGCCGCGGCTCAAGATTGCCCAAAAACTCCCTCTTGCGCTGATGGGGACTGCGCTGATCGTCAGCGCAGGCGTGGGTGTCGCCAGTTACCTCATTGGACAGGCCACCGTGCTCGAGCAGCGCGAGCAGTCGATGCAGGCAGCGCTCCATTCCGGCGCGACAATGATCACCGACTATTATGGCGACGTCGAAGTCGATTTGCGCTTGTTCGTCGAACGGGCGGACACCGTCACCGCGATGAAAAACCTGTATCGCGGCCTCAGCGAGTTGCGCATGGGCATGGGTGACGGGGCCAGCGCGATTCTGCAGAAGGCCTATGTGACGGACAATCCCAATCCAGCCGCGCGAGAGCAACTGGACAGCACCAACGGCCAGGCGGGCACCTATGATGCGCCGCACAAACGTTATCATCCGGGCTTCCGGACCCTGATGAACGAGCGTCGCTATAGCGACGTGCTGCTGCTCAACCTGGCCGGCGACGTCGTCTATTCCGTCGTCAAGAATAGTGATTTTGCCGCCAATGTCGGATCAGGGTCGAACATGGCCAGCTCCGGCCTCGGACAGGCTTTTGCCCTGGGCATGGATCTCGCTCCGAACGCGGCGGCATTTGTCGATTTCACCGATTATGCGCCGGGCGGTCAGGCCCTCAGCTTCATGGCCATGCCGGTCTTCGAGAAGGACAGCCGGCTGGGCGTCATGGTTCTCGCCATATCGCCTGACGCTGTCAGCGAACGCATATCAGCGCTCTCCGGCCTGGGTCGGAACGGCGAGGTGGTGGTGGTGGGAGCAGATGGCCTGCTGCGCACCGAAACGCCGCGCACCGAGGCCGCGGACGTGCTCCGGACCAATCTGACATCAGAGGCGGTTGGCGCTGCGTTGGCGGGCCTCGCCAGCGAAGGGGTCAGCCAGGATTTCCGCAACGAAACGATGCTGGTGCGGGCTCTCAAGGTCAATGTCGGCAATGTGGAATGGGCGATCGTTGCCGCGCAGCCGGAGGCGGAGGCGAACGCACCCGTCACCGACATGCGCAACATGATCTTGGCCATGGCTGCAGCGCTGATGGCAATCGCCGCCCTTGTCGGCTACTTCTTCGCCCGCACGGTCAGTCGCCCAATTTCGCGCCTGACAGAAACCATGCAGGCCCTTGCCGATGGGGACCACGATATTGCGGTGGACGGTACTGGCCGCAGCGACGAGATCGGCGCCATGGCCCGGACCGTGGAAGTCTTCCGCGAAAACGGGCTCAAGGTGACCGAGATGACGGAGGCCGAGGCCGCCCGCATTGTCGCAAACCAGGAAGAACGCGCCGTGATGATGCAGCAATTGCAGCGCGCTTTCGGCGTGGTGGTCGATGCTGCAATTGCCGGGGATTTCCAGCGCCGCGTGGATATGAGCTTCCCCGATGAGGAGCTGAACCGGTTGGCGCGCTCGGTGAACGAGTTGGTAGAGACGGTCGATCGTGGTGTGGGGGAAACCGGCGCGGTCCTTTCGGCCCTGGCCCATACAGACCTGACCCTTCGCGTAGAGGGCGACTATCAGGGTGCCTTCGCGCGTCTGCGGGATGATACCAATGCCGTGGCTGACAAGCTGAGCGAAGTGATCAGCGATCTCCAGCAGACCTCGGGCACGCTGAAGACCGCTACCGGAGAAATCCTTTCCGGCGCCAATGATCTGTCCGAACGCACCACCAAGCAGGCCGCCACCATCGAGGAAACCTCGGCGGCAATGGAGCAGCTTGCGGTGACGGTCATGCAAAACGCCAAGCGCGCCCAGAATGCCAGCGGCACCGCCGAACAGGTGACCCGGTCGGCAGAAGAGGGTGGTCAGGTCATGGCCGACGCCAACACCGCCATGGAGCGGATCACGCAAAGTTCGGCCAAGATTTCCAACATCATCGGGATGATCGACGACATTGCCTTCCAGACCAATTTGCTTGCGCTCAATGCCTCGGTCGAGGCTGCGCGGGCAGGAGAGGCGGGCAAGGGCTTTGCCGTGGTTGCCGTGGAAGTCCGACGCCTGGCGCAGTCCGCTGCGAGCGCATCTGCCGACGTCAAGCAGCTTATCGAACAGAGCGCTGCTGAAGTCAGGGGTGGATCGCGGCTCGTCGCGGAGGCGGCCGGAAAGCTTGAAGCCATGCTTCAGGCCGCGCGCGCCTCTAATGCACAGATGGGCGAAATCGCACGCGAAAGCCGAGAGCAGGCCGCCGCCATCGACGAAGTCAACAGTGCAGTCCGCCAGATGGACGAGATGACCCAGCACAACGCGGCGCTTGTCGAAGAAATGAATGCGGCGATCGAGCAGACGGAGGCCCAGGCCAACAAGCTCGACCGGATCGTGGATGTCTTCACCATCGAGGAGCGATCCAATGGAGCGCTCGGACGAGCCCCCCTCGCGGCCATCGCCTCGGGTGCCCGCGGCCTGCAGAAAAAGCTCAAGAATGGGACCCAGGGCTATTTCGGCCAGGGAAACGCAGTACCAAAGGATGATTGGTCGGAGTTTTGAAACTGGCCCGCTAACGATGGCCGCGGCCGAGAAGACCGATATTGTCCCCTGGCCGCAGAGTGTGACAGCGGGGAATATTGGCAAGGGGCGCATTCCGATTGGACATGTGCGTCGCGAAAAGGATCCAGAGGCCGTGCTCGGCCGTCACGGTAGATAAATGTGAAGTGTGCGACTCCAGGCACATGCGGAATTGTCTGAAGATATGACAACTTCAAAGATCTAGTCTTGAAGTATTACTGAGATAGTCAGTAAATATGCGGAGCAACGATCGCAAAAAAACGTTCGGTTAACCGCTTTTCATTAGGATTCGCGTTCCATGCGCCAGGCCAAAAGGTCTGAGGAAAAGCATGAGAGGGGGAATCTAATGGGAAGATTGGGAAAGGCCTTGGGCAATATTCGCATGACCACGACCATTCTGGTTCTGGTCATGGGTGCGATTATCGCCTCAATCGGCGCGGTCTCGGCGTCGATCTATCTCAACCTGCGTGCGCAGTCGCTGGAGAGCAGCGTTGCGCAGCAGGAGACGAATTTGGGTGTTACCGCAACCATTCTCGAGCGTCGCATCTCTGGCTCCGTGCTGGAATGGAACGAGGATGGCTCGATCGCCAAATTCCAGAGTTGGGCCATCCCGCCCTTCTACGATACCGAAATCATCGATTCCGTCTCCCGCGTCACCCGGCAGGGCGCCGCCATTCTCGTCATGGACCCGGCGAGCGGTGAGTTCGTATCCAAGACCACCAGCGTGATGCGCGAGGACGGTACGCGTCTCGAGGATCTGCGCATTGGCCCTGACAGCGCCGCAGCCTTCCAGGCCCTGTCCAGCGGCCAAACCTATATCGGCCCGATTACGCTGGCAGGCCAGTCCTACTTCACCGCGCTGCAGCCGATCGTCAAGATGAGCGGCGAGGCCATGGGCGCCATTTTTGTCGGCCAGACGCTCAAGAGCGTTGAAGCGGCCGCCAACAGCGCCCTCAGCCTGATCGCGATCGTTGGCCTTGCAGTCACCGTCGTGCTTGGCGCTATAGGCTTTGTGGCGTCCCGCCTTATCACCCGACCCTTGCCGCGCCTCGCGAATGCGATGGAGGCAATCGCCGAGGGCCGGTACGACACCGAAGTCCCCTATACGCAGTTGGGCAACGAAATGGGCGGCATGGCGCGCGCCGTGGAAATCTTCCGACAGAATGGCCAGCGCGTCAGCCAGATGACTGAGGCTGAAGCGGCGCGGATCATTGCCGAGCAGGATGCCCGCCAGCAGATGATGGCGGAATTGCAGAGTGCCTTTGGCGACGTGGTGGACGCAGCCATTGCAGGCGATTTCTCGCGTCAGGTTCCGGCACGCTTCCCGGATGCAGAACTCAACAGTCTGGCCGGCAGCGTCAACAAGCTCGTCGCCACGTTCAATCGCGGCGTCAGCGAGATCGGCGAGGTGCTCGGCGCTCTCGCCGATACCGACCTGACCCATCGCATGGAAGGCGATTACGAGGGTGCGTTTGCCCGACTCAAGGACGATATCAATGCCGTGGCCGACAAGCTGACAGGTGTCGTCGGCCAGTTGCGGCACACGTCCGGTTCGCTCAAGGCGGCGACAGGCGAAATTCTGTCAGGCGCCAACGATCTGTCCGAACGCACGACTAAGCAGGCTGCAACCATCGAAGAAACCTCGGCGGCAATGGAGCAATTGGCGCGCACGGTGATGCAGAACGCAGAGCGGGCCCGCGATGCCAGCGCAAATGCCGCCCAGGTGACGCGGACTGCCGAAGAGGGCGGGGTCGCCATGCAAGAAGCGACGCGGGCCATGGAGCGGATCACACAGTCTTCTGCCAAGATTTCCAATATCATCGGCATGATTGACGATATCGCCTTCCAGACCAATCTGCTCGCCCTCAACGCCTCGGTCGAAGCGGCGCGGGCGGGGGAAGCGGGCAAGGGCTTTGCAGTGGTGGCCGTGGAAGTGCGGCGCCTCGCGCAAAGCGCAGCCACCGCTTCAGCCGACGTCAAGGCACTGATCGAGCAGAGCGCGGGCGAAGTTTCTTCGGGGTCAAAGCTTGTCGACGGAGCTGCCAGCAAGCTGGCCAGCGTACTGGTCGCGATCCGGGAAAACACGCTGTCTCTCGAGGCCATAGCCCGCGATAGCCGTGACCAGTCCGGTGCCATCGACGAAGTCACCGTGGCCGTCCGGCAGATGGACGAAATGACCCAACACAATGCGGCCCTGGTGGAAGAGACCAATGCCGCAATCGAGCAGACGGAAGCCCAGGCGAGTGAGCTTGACCGGATTGTCGATGTGTTCCGGATCTCGGACGGGCGTGAGCGGTCTGCAATGGCCGAGCTGACCCGCCAGGCCGCGCGCCGCAGCCCAGCGCCGGTCTTCAAATCGCAAGGCAATGCCGCCATTGCCGCGGATTGGGACGAGTTCTAGCAGGCTGTTTCTGTCCGAATGAGGATCTGTCAAGGGGGCGCATGCGCCCCCTTGCGCATTTTCCCAGTCCGGGGGTCTGCGTGCTTTACCGGAGCTTAAGGTCGGGCGTGATCAGCTTGCTTCCGCAGGAAAAGGGATGGGATGCAACTTGGCGACAAGTCTGCGGGAGGCATCCAGGCAAGCGGTCATCCGCCTCCTTTTGTTCGGCGGAGCGTGGGTCATACAAATCTGGGCCCAGGGGGCAGTGAATAATTATGAAATTTTCTGATCTATCCATTCGGACGAAGCTGGTGGCGGGAGCTGGCATCCTGTTCGCGGCAAGCCTTGCCGCGGTGGTTCTGGGCGGCACATCATTGATGTACGACACCGCCAGCGAGGAGGCCGAGGAGCGGGCGCGGGCGTTGATGACGTCCTACGCGCAGATGACGGCCGGGGAACTCGGTTCGATCATCAACCTCACGCAGGGCGTAGCATCGGCGCTTGAGGGCTCTATTGCCCAAGGCGAGGTGGATCGAGACGAGCTGGGCCAGATGGTCATCTCCGTCCTCGGGAACCGCCCTTCGCTCACCGGCATGACGCTTGCCTTTGACCCCAATGCCCTCGACGGTCTCGACGACCTTTACCTCGGGCACGCCTATTCCGACGCATCTGGGCGTTTCGTTCCCTATTTTACCAATGGCGCCAATGGCGTAGACACGCAATTGCTCGACATGTCGCCCGAAAACGGCACGGAGAGCTGGTATGACCTGCCCATGCGGGAAAACCGGGATGTGCTGACGCCACCCTATGCCTACCCGATCGATGGCAAGACTGTCCTGCTCACCACGGTGAGCGTCGTCGTGCACAGGAACAACCAGCCTGCGGGTATCCTCACCTCGGACATCAGCCTCGAGACGATCGGGGGAATGATCAGTGCCATGAAACCGTTCGGCGACGGCCGGGTCATGCTGGTCAGCCACGACAATCAATGGGTTGCCCATTGGGATCCCGCCCAAATGGGCCAGGCCATGCCTGCCGAATTTGCATCGGGACTGCTGGACGAAAGGCTGCTGATGAAGGGCATGACCTATGTCGATCCAGAGGGCGTCGAGCAGTTTGTCATCACCACCCGCGTCCAGTTCCCCGGGGTCGCCGAGCAGTGGTCAATGATCATGGAGGTGCCATCGGCGACCATATATGCGGGGATCGATCGCATGCGTTCGCTGGCCATGGCGGCCTCTGGCGTCCTGCTTGCAATGGCACTGGTGCTCGTCTGGCTTGGGGCAGGCCTTTTGGCAAAGCCCATTGTGCGGATGACGGCGGTCATGCGCGAGCTGGCGCAGGGCAAATACGACATCGATGTGCCTAATCAGTCCGGCAAGGATGAGATCGGCGACATGGCCCGGGCCGTTGAGGTGTTTCGCGAAAACGGCCTCAAAATCAGCCAGATGACCGAGGCCGAGGCTGCTCGAATCGTTCGCGACGAGCAACAGCGTCGGGCGATGATGACCGATCTGCAGGCCGCTTTCGGCGAAGTGGTGGACGCGGCGATTGACGGCGATTTCTCCAAGCGCGTGCATGCCCAGTTCCCCGATCCCGAGCTCAACAGTCTGGCAGGGGGGATCAACTCGCTGGTGGAGACCGTCGACCGTGGCATTGCGGAAACCGGAACCGTCCTCGGCGCATTGGCGCGCACCGACCTGACCGTGCGGATGACGGGTGACTATCGCGGGGCTTTCGCCAAGCTCAAGAACGACGCAAACGGCGTGGCCGATACGCTGAGCGAGGTGGTCAACCAGCTCAAGAGCACATCCTCTTCGATCAAGACGGCGACGGGCGAAATCCTCTCCGGTGCCAATGACCTGTCGGAGCGGACGACGCGGCAGGCGGCGACCATCGAGGAAACTTCGGCGGCCATGGAGCAGTTGGCACAGACGGTCATCCAGAACGCCGAAAGGGCGCGCGATGCCAATAACGACGCCCAATTGGTCAGTCGCACCGCAGAAGCGGGCGGCGAGGTGATGTCCCGCGCCACACTGGCCATGGAGCAGATCTCAACCTCTTCGGCCAAGATCTCCAACATTATCGGGCTGATTGACGACATCGCGTTCCAGACCAATCTGCTGGCGCTCAACGCCTCGGTCGAGGCGGCCCGCGCCGGCGACGCCGGCAAGGGGTTTGCGGTGGTGGCTGTCGAAGTGCGGCGCCTGGCCCAATCGGCCGCACAGGCGTCGTCGGACGTAAAAGTGCTGATCGAGGCTTCGGCCGGCGAAGTCAGCGCCGGCACCCGCCTCGTGGAAGAAGCGGCCAGCAAGCTTGCTGCCATGGTCGAGGCCGCGAAGTCCAATTCGCTGCTGATGGAGAGCATGGCGCGTGACAGCCGTGAGCAGGCGGCTGCCATCGAGGAAGTCACCGTCGCCGTCCGGCAGATGGATGAGATGACCCAACACAATGCAGCGCTGGTCGAACAGACCAATGCGGCCATCGAGCAGACGGAGGCACAGGCGAGCGAACTCGATCGCGTGGTGGCCGTGTTCCGCACCGATGGAAGGGATGGCGCTGCATCGATGGTGAAGGCCCAGCTCGCAGCCCGTCGGCCCGCGGTGCGTCCTTCCGCGGCCCAGGCTTATCTCAGCCACGGCAACGCTGCTGTGGCCGCCGATTGGGACGAGTTCTAAGAAGAGATCATCTCGGGGGCTGAGGGCATTTCTGCGCCTCAGCCCCTTTGGGAGGAGTAGGGGGGCCCGCCGCCTGAAGCGACGCCTCAAGATCGGACAAGACTCGTTAAACTCGACACAATTGTTGCATCTGTATTTTTACGTTTTTCTCGACAGTGGCGTGGATGCTTGGTTCGATCCCGATGTTTGAGTGTTCAATTTCCCGCATGCTTTGTTAGTATCCGTTATTATTGGTTCGTTAAGTCTTTGTTAGCCACGAACGTACAGCCTGACTGTGCACGGCCTTATGCGGATGGCCGGAGAGGGGCAACATCATGTGGGCACGAGCGTTCGGCGGATCTCAGCACGAGTTGAAGGCCAAGCTGGCGGCCATGATGCGCAGTCAAGCCGTCATCGAATTCGATCTCGACGGTAACATCCTCTGGGCCAACGATAACTTCCTCGAGGCCATGGGCTACGACCTCACCGAGATCGTCGCCAAGCACCATTCCCTGTTCTGTGATCCTGCCCATGTCCAGAGTAGCGAATACCGGCAATTCTGGCAGGAGCTTCGCCAGGGTCATTTTCACTCGCAGGTCTATCGCCGGATAGCCAAGGGCGGGCGTGAGGTCTGGATCCAGGCCAGTTACAATCCTGTGCTCGATGCGCGTGGCAGGCCGTCCAAAGTCATCAAGTTCGCAACTGATGTCACCAGTCAGGTATTGACCGCTGCCGACCACGCGGCCCAGGTCGCCGCCATTTCGCGTGTTCAGGCGGTGATTGCCTTTAATCTTGATGCCAGCGTCATAACGGCCAATGACAATTTTCTCGCAACGGTGGGCTACCAGCTGGATGAAATCATCGGCAGGCCGCATGCCATGTTCTGCGACCCTGCCTACGCGGCGAGTGCCGACTACCGGATGTTCTGGGACAAGCTGCGCGCTGGGGAATATGTGGCGGCGGA encodes:
- a CDS encoding methyl-accepting chemotaxis protein, with the protein product MKFSDLSIRTKLVAGAGILFAASLAAVVLGGTSLMYDTASEEAEERARALMTSYAQMTAGELGSIINLTQGVASALEGSIAQGEVDRDELGQMVISVLGNRPSLTGMTLAFDPNALDGLDDLYLGHAYSDASGRFVPYFTNGANGVDTQLLDMSPENGTESWYDLPMRENRDVLTPPYAYPIDGKTVLLTTVSVVVHRNNQPAGILTSDISLETIGGMISAMKPFGDGRVMLVSHDNQWVAHWDPAQMGQAMPAEFASGLLDERLLMKGMTYVDPEGVEQFVITTRVQFPGVAEQWSMIMEVPSATIYAGIDRMRSLAMAASGVLLAMALVLVWLGAGLLAKPIVRMTAVMRELAQGKYDIDVPNQSGKDEIGDMARAVEVFRENGLKISQMTEAEAARIVRDEQQRRAMMTDLQAAFGEVVDAAIDGDFSKRVHAQFPDPELNSLAGGINSLVETVDRGIAETGTVLGALARTDLTVRMTGDYRGAFAKLKNDANGVADTLSEVVNQLKSTSSSIKTATGEILSGANDLSERTTRQAATIEETSAAMEQLAQTVIQNAERARDANNDAQLVSRTAEAGGEVMSRATLAMEQISTSSAKISNIIGLIDDIAFQTNLLALNASVEAARAGDAGKGFAVVAVEVRRLAQSAAQASSDVKVLIEASAGEVSAGTRLVEEAASKLAAMVEAAKSNSLLMESMARDSREQAAAIEEVTVAVRQMDEMTQHNAALVEQTNAAIEQTEAQASELDRVVAVFRTDGRDGAASMVKAQLAARRPAVRPSAAQAYLSHGNAAVAADWDEF